A genomic window from Clostridium aceticum includes:
- a CDS encoding CidA/LrgA family protein, with product MAIFRQLCIILIVCLAGEFANKVIGIPIPANVLGMIFMLILLLTGIVKLEMIDKITKFLLDHLAFFFIPTSVSLLANLHLIQEQWLAIVSVILLSTVIVMGVTGLTIQLIRKKIAVKEKKTA from the coding sequence TTGGCTATATTTAGACAGCTTTGTATTATTCTAATAGTTTGTTTAGCCGGAGAATTCGCAAACAAAGTAATAGGTATCCCTATACCAGCAAATGTACTAGGGATGATCTTCATGTTGATATTGCTTTTAACGGGAATTGTGAAGCTAGAGATGATTGATAAAATTACTAAATTTTTATTAGATCATCTGGCTTTCTTTTTTATACCAACAAGTGTTAGTTTGCTTGCTAATTTACACCTTATCCAAGAACAGTGGCTAGCTATTGTTAGTGTTATTCTTTTATCTACCGTCATTGTTATGGGTGTTACAGGTTTGACAATACAACTTATAAGAAAAAAAATAGCAGTAAAGGAGAAGAAGACAGCATGA
- a CDS encoding FadR/GntR family transcriptional regulator translates to MFKPIKNTKVYEHIIEQIQNMIVDGTLKQGDKLPSERDLAESLKVSRASVREALRALEIIGITEVRQGEGNFIKTSFDNCLFEPLSVVFMLNKGKPEDILELRSILEIETVALAAARITEEELKELEELLVQLQDTENEEINVLLDKKFHYKIAQASKNFLIVNVLNVISSLMDTFIKEARGKILNNKDNADILMQQHEEIYLSIKHRNPKAASLAMSKHLQLIYDTLMKKEHL, encoded by the coding sequence ATGTTTAAACCTATAAAAAATACAAAAGTGTATGAACATATTATTGAGCAAATTCAAAATATGATTGTAGATGGAACCTTAAAACAAGGAGACAAATTACCTTCAGAAAGAGACTTAGCTGAATCTTTAAAAGTAAGTAGAGCTTCTGTAAGAGAGGCTTTAAGGGCTTTGGAAATTATAGGAATAACTGAGGTAAGACAAGGAGAAGGAAACTTTATCAAAACAAGTTTTGATAACTGTTTATTTGAACCACTATCGGTGGTTTTTATGTTGAATAAAGGGAAACCAGAAGATATTTTAGAATTGAGAAGTATCTTAGAAATTGAAACAGTAGCTTTGGCTGCTGCAAGGATTACTGAGGAAGAGTTAAAGGAACTAGAGGAATTACTAGTACAGTTGCAAGATACAGAAAACGAAGAGATTAATGTTCTTTTAGATAAAAAATTTCACTATAAAATTGCTCAAGCTTCTAAGAATTTTTTAATTGTGAATGTATTAAATGTTATATCTTCTCTCATGGATACCTTTATTAAAGAAGCCAGAGGAAAAATATTAAATAATAAAGATAATGCAGATATTTTAATGCAACAGCATGAAGAAATATATTTATCCATAAAGCATAGAAACCCTAAGGCAGCTTCTTTAGCTATGTCAAAGCACTTACAATTGATTTATGATACGTTAATGAAGAAAGAACACCTATAA
- a CDS encoding electron transfer flavoprotein subunit beta/FixA family protein: MDILVCIKQVPGTTKVEVDEVTGVLKRDGIEAKMNPYDLYAVEAALKIREEVGGEVKVMTMGPPQSEAVIRECFMMGVDDGILLSDKKFAGADVLATSYTLAQGVKKAGPFDLIICGKQTTDGDTAQVGPEMAEILGMAHVTNVKKILQVDTKSILVEIDMPTTVETVEVQLPCLITVEKGIFQPRLPSFKKKLATKNKEVAVYGLKDFEEKNEKCYGLNGSPTQVEKIFPPDTNRDQEIWRGTGEDLGVRISDKLRALKFI, from the coding sequence ATGGATATTTTAGTATGTATTAAACAAGTTCCTGGTACTACCAAAGTGGAAGTAGATGAAGTGACAGGGGTTTTAAAGAGAGATGGTATTGAGGCTAAGATGAATCCCTATGATCTATATGCTGTAGAAGCTGCCCTTAAAATCAGAGAAGAAGTCGGTGGAGAAGTAAAGGTAATGACAATGGGACCTCCCCAATCGGAAGCAGTGATTAGAGAATGTTTTATGATGGGTGTAGATGATGGGATTTTGCTTTCAGATAAAAAGTTTGCTGGTGCAGATGTACTAGCAACCTCCTACACCCTTGCACAGGGTGTAAAAAAAGCAGGTCCCTTCGATTTAATCATCTGTGGTAAGCAAACAACAGACGGAGATACTGCCCAGGTAGGACCAGAAATGGCGGAAATTTTGGGTATGGCTCATGTGACCAATGTAAAGAAGATACTACAAGTCGATACAAAATCCATCTTAGTGGAAATCGATATGCCAACTACGGTAGAAACTGTAGAAGTACAGCTGCCTTGTTTGATTACAGTAGAAAAAGGAATATTCCAACCTAGACTGCCTTCCTTTAAGAAAAAACTAGCCACAAAAAATAAAGAAGTTGCTGTATATGGATTAAAGGATTTTGAAGAAAAGAACGAAAAGTGTTATGGATTAAATGGTTCTCCTACACAAGTAGAAAAAATTTTTCCGCCGGATACCAATAGAGATCAAGAAATATGGAGGGGAACTGGTGAGGATTTGGGAGTGAGGATTTCTGACAAACTTAGAGCCTTAAAATTTATTTAA
- a CDS encoding class II SORL domain-containing protein, giving the protein MKSFGEFLQSGDWKGEKHVPVIHAPESVKAGEAFELKISVGDEIPHPNSLEHYIAWGKVYFFQDGGKFPVELATFKFNAHGEGGNFAEPVGLTKIKLDKSGTIHAITYCNIHGVWENSKKITVE; this is encoded by the coding sequence ATGAAGAGCTTTGGAGAATTTTTACAATCAGGAGACTGGAAGGGCGAAAAACATGTACCTGTTATTCATGCCCCTGAAAGTGTTAAAGCTGGTGAGGCTTTTGAATTAAAAATCTCTGTTGGGGATGAAATTCCTCACCCCAATTCATTAGAACATTATATTGCATGGGGAAAGGTATATTTCTTTCAAGATGGAGGTAAATTCCCTGTAGAACTTGCAACCTTTAAATTTAATGCTCATGGAGAAGGTGGTAATTTTGCAGAACCAGTAGGTCTAACAAAAATAAAGTTAGATAAATCCGGTACGATTCATGCTATTACCTATTGTAATATCCATGGTGTATGGGAAAACAGCAAAAAAATAACTGTAGAATAA
- a CDS encoding dUTP diphosphatase, whose amino-acid sequence MDMQQLFTIQKQLDETILKNHHLYDQDLVPAKVLALEVELGELANETRCFKFWSTKTSSPKAVVLEEFVDCLHFLLSIGLDKNFHNREFQGTNNDHNLLQQFQEVLKLSTEFYQSLSEEGYTQLFEGFLALGIKLGFTFDEIKEAYLMKNQINHQRQADGY is encoded by the coding sequence ATGGATATGCAGCAGTTATTTACTATTCAAAAACAGTTAGATGAAACTATACTTAAAAATCATCATTTATATGATCAAGATTTAGTACCTGCTAAAGTATTAGCCCTCGAGGTAGAACTTGGGGAGCTAGCTAATGAAACAAGATGTTTTAAGTTTTGGAGCACAAAAACATCTTCTCCAAAGGCAGTTGTCTTAGAAGAATTTGTAGATTGTTTACACTTTTTATTAAGCATAGGCTTAGATAAAAATTTCCATAATAGAGAATTTCAAGGAACCAATAATGATCATAATCTTTTACAACAATTTCAAGAAGTCCTTAAGCTTAGTACTGAATTCTATCAATCTTTATCAGAAGAAGGTTATACTCAATTATTTGAAGGATTTTTAGCGCTAGGCATAAAATTAGGTTTTACCTTCGATGAAATAAAAGAAGCTTATTTAATGAAAAATCAAATTAATCATCAACGACAGGCAGATGGTTATTAA
- the argH gene encoding argininosuccinate lyase, which produces MDDKNKALWSGRFAESPAEIMQKYSQSLDVDWHLYKEDLQGSKAHGKMLHHIGILSEEELQQILTALEEIQEEVDQGTLQPKISLEDVHMNLEARLIEKLGPLGAKIHTGRSRNDQVATDYRLYMKKATNDIKGKVLLFLEALLQRAEKDIDVVIPGFTHLQHAQPISLGHYWMAYFWKFTRDLKRFQAAYDTTNVNPLGAGALAGSTLPLDREFTREELGFEVNTQNSLDTVSDRDYLLEFLFAASTLVLHTSGLSEDLIIWSTSEFDFIELPDAFCTGSSMMPNKKNPDALELTRGKTSGVLSGLYDLMINIKGLPLTYNRDLQEDKRPVLHVIHTVNMILDVLTPLVAGITPKEESIKPHLNKGFLLATDVAEYLVSKNVPFRETHEIVGNLVQYCIKHHKTFEDLTIEEWQNYCAAFEKDVYDILSPQLAVDRRKTFGGTARSEVNRQIQEGKNILEVFNL; this is translated from the coding sequence ATGGATGATAAAAATAAAGCACTTTGGAGCGGACGTTTTGCTGAATCTCCAGCAGAAATTATGCAAAAGTATAGTCAGTCATTAGATGTTGATTGGCACTTATATAAAGAAGATCTACAGGGAAGTAAGGCTCATGGAAAGATGCTGCACCACATTGGAATTCTCTCTGAAGAAGAACTGCAACAAATTTTAACAGCTTTAGAAGAAATTCAAGAAGAAGTGGATCAAGGTACCCTGCAACCCAAGATTTCTTTAGAAGATGTACATATGAATCTAGAAGCAAGACTAATTGAAAAATTGGGTCCTTTAGGAGCAAAAATTCATACAGGTCGTTCACGAAATGACCAAGTAGCTACAGACTATAGATTATATATGAAGAAGGCTACTAATGATATTAAAGGAAAGGTGCTTTTATTTTTAGAAGCTTTACTACAACGGGCAGAAAAAGATATTGACGTTGTTATTCCTGGGTTTACACATCTTCAGCATGCTCAGCCTATTTCTTTGGGTCATTACTGGATGGCTTATTTCTGGAAGTTTACCCGCGATTTAAAAAGATTTCAAGCAGCTTATGATACAACCAATGTAAATCCTTTAGGTGCTGGAGCTTTAGCAGGGTCCACTTTGCCTTTAGACAGAGAGTTTACTAGAGAAGAACTAGGCTTTGAAGTAAATACTCAAAACAGTCTAGATACTGTATCTGATCGAGACTATCTTTTAGAGTTTCTATTTGCTGCCTCTACCCTTGTGCTGCATACCAGCGGATTAAGTGAGGACTTGATCATATGGAGCACTTCAGAGTTTGATTTTATCGAACTGCCAGATGCTTTCTGTACAGGCTCTAGTATGATGCCCAACAAGAAAAACCCTGATGCTTTAGAATTAACACGAGGTAAGACCAGCGGCGTGTTAAGCGGCTTGTATGATCTTATGATTAACATCAAAGGGCTTCCTTTAACTTATAACAGAGATCTACAAGAGGACAAGCGTCCAGTACTCCATGTCATACATACGGTTAATATGATTCTAGATGTGTTGACACCTTTAGTGGCAGGCATTACTCCCAAAGAAGAAAGTATCAAACCTCATTTAAATAAAGGCTTCTTACTAGCTACAGATGTAGCAGAATATTTAGTTTCAAAGAACGTTCCTTTTAGAGAGACCCATGAAATTGTGGGTAACTTGGTTCAGTATTGTATTAAACATCACAAGACCTTTGAGGACCTAACGATTGAGGAATGGCAAAATTATTGTGCCGCCTTTGAAAAAGATGTTTATGATATCTTATCTCCTCAACTGGCGGTAGACCGAAGAAAAACTTTTGGTGGTACTGCACGTAGTGAAGTAAATCGCCAAATCCAAGAAGGAAAAAACATCCTAGAGGTTTTTAACCTTTAG
- a CDS encoding LrgB family protein has protein sequence MMTFLDTPYFGIVLSLLFFELGVFIYKKTKIVFFNPLLLSIICIMAVLTTFNIDIEYYNKGGDLIMFFLGPATVILAVPLYRQRELLKANLAAILIGITAGCVAAVSSMIILTNIFNIEGAIAASLIPKSVTTPIGIEISRQIGGIPSITVGAITIAGISGAVIGPMVCNAFRIKDEVAVGIAIGTASHAVGTTKAMELGETQGAMSGLAIGVAGLTTVLIVPLLMQLFNVAW, from the coding sequence ATGATGACTTTTTTAGATACCCCTTATTTTGGTATTGTTTTATCACTTTTATTTTTTGAGCTAGGCGTATTCATTTACAAGAAAACAAAAATAGTCTTTTTTAACCCTCTATTACTTAGTATTATCTGTATCATGGCGGTCTTAACTACTTTTAACATTGATATAGAATACTATAATAAGGGGGGAGATTTGATCATGTTTTTTTTGGGTCCAGCTACAGTGATTTTAGCAGTACCTCTTTATAGACAGAGGGAACTTTTAAAAGCTAACTTGGCTGCAATCTTGATAGGAATCACAGCTGGATGCGTTGCTGCGGTAAGTAGTATGATCATCCTTACAAATATTTTCAATATAGAAGGAGCAATTGCTGCGTCTTTAATCCCCAAGTCAGTAACAACCCCTATAGGGATAGAAATATCCAGACAGATAGGAGGAATTCCTTCTATTACAGTGGGAGCCATCACTATAGCAGGGATTTCCGGAGCAGTAATTGGACCAATGGTATGTAATGCTTTTAGAATAAAAGATGAAGTAGCTGTAGGGATTGCTATAGGTACCGCCTCCCATGCAGTAGGAACCACAAAGGCTATGGAACTAGGAGAAACTCAAGGGGCCATGAGCGGTTTAGCAATAGGTGTGGCAGGTCTGACTACTGTACTGATTGTGCCATTATTAATGCAGTTATTTAATGTAGCATGGTAA